TTTTCACGCCGCTGCGCACCGATGAGATCGGCGTAAGCCGTTGCCGCTTTCTGATTCATATCCAGTTTTGCCGCTTCGACTTCGGCCTGTGCGGCTTCTCGCGTGCCTGACGCGGCATCAACGCGTGCGCTAACGGCACCGCCCTGATAAAGCGGAGCTTCAACAACCAGCTGTAGCTGGTCATCCCAGTAATTACGTCGGTCAGTTTCATAGCGGGTACGACCTGCCTGCACGGCGATAGTGGGAAAGTGTTGCGCTTCAGCCTGACGAATACGGTGGCGCGAGGCTTCCTGTTTGGACTGAGCGCTCAGCACCGTATTACTCTGCTGATAGGGGAGCGCTTTGAGGGTAATCTTTTGTTGCAGCAACGCCCGTGGTAGATCGGGCAAGGTGGCGGGGATCACGCCGGTCAACACGCTAAGCTGTGCCAGCGAGGAACGCTCCAGCGCACGATATTGTTCCAGCGTCGCCCTCATGCCCGCGATACGGGTTTCCGCTTGCAGAATGTCGGATTGCGTACTGAGACCCGCTTCAGAACGGAGCGTCGCAATATCTTTTACCTGACTGAGTGACGTGATATTGCGCTCTGCCGCCTGATTCAGTTCCTGATAGCGTTTGATTTTCAGGTAGGTAAGCAGGGTTTGCTGGCCGACCGTGGTCATGACACCGTAGAGCTGGTAGCGATAGGCATCGGACAGGCTGTGCTGCTCATCAATACTGCCGCCCGTTTTGCCGAAATCATACAGAAGCTGCTTCAGCGTGATGCCCGCCGTGGAGTTGTTACTCATCGTGCCGCCGCTATCACTTTGATCTGAGCGGCCGACATTGCCGCTCAGGCCGATTTGCGGGAACCAGGCGCTTTGCGCCACGCGCAGATCGGCGTCGCCGACGCGAATCTGTGCCGAGGCCTGCGCAATTTGCGGGTTGCGGGCAAAGGCACGGAGAATGGCCTGTTTGAGATCCAGACTGTTGACCTGTTGTTCTGTCGGTGCGGCGGACCAGTCAAACGCGACGACTTGAGCAAGCGTCGGTAGGGAGTAGACGGTTGCGAGGCTACCGCAGACCAGCCCGAGCGCCAGCATATAGCGCGGTGTTTGATCGCGTAATGTGTGAGTCAGAAAAGTACGGTGGCGCAGAAAAAGCCTATCCCTGATAAACAATGGTTTGTGCATCAATGACCCCTGTTTTCGTTACTCTTTGTTTTCGTTCCTTTCAAAGGGCGGTCAGCCTGTTGGTAACAGTAGTTTTCCCTAACTGACCTCCTTTCAACATCTCCCCCCTTAGCAGGGGGAAGGTGTTAACACCGTTACACCATATTGACGAGCAGGCCTTGCTGCACCAGTACATCTCCCAGGCTGTTGGCGCTATCCAGCGATGAATGGTGGTAGACATCGAAGTGTTGACCATCAATGTCGCGCTGTCCTACCGTGCTCCAGGCACCGTCGCCTGGGATCAGGTTCACCTTGCTGCCTTCTCCCCCGACGATCAGCAGGTCATCTTCTGGTCGGTCAGTGACGTTCAGAGCACGGTCAAGATCGAATGTGATGCTGTTGGTGCCGTTTGGGCCTAAATCGAAGATCTCCACGTTGTCGATTTTCAGCCCCAGCGCGGTGAGATCCAGGTTGAGTGAGGTGCCATCGAGATGCAGGGTATCGATGCCGTCACCGCCGTCGATGTGTGTGAAATCGAGGCTTGAGAGGGTGATAAGGTCATCGCCCTCGCTGCCTGTGATCGCTGTCCCCGTCTGCACGCTACCGTCGGCCAGATTGATGACAACGCCGCCGATGGCATACACGCTGTTCTCAACTTCAGTGCTGGCGTGATTGTCGATGGTCCGTGTCTCGCTGAGTGCAGCTGGCGCGAATGTCGAACTGACAGTAAGCGGTTGCACATTGGCACTTTCCCCAGTGTCGAGTGGTTCACGGGACAGCGAAGCGAGCTGTGCGATGCTGCTATCGTCAACGTCCAGTGCCATCGCACTCATGAACGGTAATCCAATGACGACGCCAGATGTTAATCCCGCGGAAACCCCAGTGAAGTTACCTGCCTGATCGGTGACAGAGGCTTCAACCGCCGTTCCCAACAGCGCGGTCAAAATTGTGCCTACGTTTAAAGCGTTGATACCCAGTAGCGAACTGCTGAAATGCGCGTTCCACTTGCCATCGGCACCGACAGTACCCTGTAGCGTTTGGCCGAGCAGGGTGACGGTCACCTTGGCACCTTGTTGCACATAGCGCGATGTCCCGCTGATGGTCACGCCGTTCGACAGCAGCCCAATAGTGTTGCCAATTAGCGATCCCACCGCATCAATGCCCAATTGCGGTAGCTGGTGGGTTTTCACGATCACATTGCTGCTGGCGTTATTCGTGTTGCCATAACGGTCTGTGACGGTGATACCGACGGACAAGTTGCCATCAGCGATGTTGAGCAGGTTAGCGCTTGGTACACTGATGCTCCAGGTGCCGTTGCTGGCGATAGTGGCGCTGAGCGTGAGTCCACCCACGGTTAGCGTGACGTTACCGCCTGCCGCATTGGTCGTGGTCCCGCTGATGAGCTGGTTTATGCCCGCTTCGGCCAGATTCAGGTAACCGTCGCCGCCAAACAGGGAACCGAGGCTGACTGTCGGCAGCGCGTGAACGCCTACACCGATCGAAGCCCCCGCGCTGGTCGTTTTGCCTGCTGAGTTGGTTAGAGAGGCACTGAGAGATAGCGTGCCGTCAGTCAGATTGTTGAGATCGAGTGACGGCAGGTTGACCGACCAGGTTCCGTTGTTTTGCACCACAGCAGAGTAAGTCTTCGTACCCAGAGAAACCTGAATAGTGGAGCCTATCGCGTTGGTACTGGTGCCGCTGATAACCTGACCCGCTGCGGCTTCGACCGCATTCAGCAGACCGTCACCGCCAAACAGTGGGTTAATCGCAATGGTTGGCAACGCGTTGATAATGACATTCAAGGCGCTGCTGGCTTCTCCTACGTTACCCGCCGCATCAACCAGACGAACGCCGACGTGAGTGACGCCATCCACAAGGGCTTTCAGGTCGAGGTTTGGTACTGGCAGGCTCCAACTGCCGTTTGCACCAACCGTTGCGGTGTAGGTTTTGCTGCCCAGCGTGATGTTGATCGCCGTGCCTGCCGCCACATTGGTCGTGGTTCCGCTGATGGTTTGTGCACTCAACAGGCTGGAGAGATCCAGCACACCGCCGTTGAACAATGGGTTAAGGGTGATGGTCGGTGGCAGGATGGAAACGTTGAGACCCGCGCTGATGCTATTACTGTTGCCTGCCGGATCGGTCACCGTCGCGCTGACGGTGAGATTGCCATTAGCCAGACCGGACAGTTGCAGCGGCGTGACGCTGGCGCTCCACGAGCCATCATTACCGACGGTGGCGTTTAACGTCAGCGTACCGATGCGTATGACGATGGCCGATCCCGCGGCGGCATTGGTGGTGGTGCCGCTAATCGTTTGTGTCAGCGCCGCTTCTGCGGCATTGAGGAAGCCATCGCCGCCAAACAGTGAACCAAGGCCAATTGTCGGCAGGGTTTTGGCAATGATGTTGATCGCGTTACTCACCGTGCTCGTGTTGCCGGAAGCATTAGTGATGGAAACACCGAGCGTCGCACTGCCATCGACCAACGCACTGAGGTCGGACGGTTGCAGCGTCAGGCTGAACGCGCCATTGGCTCCAACGGTTGACTGGAACGTTTTACTGCCGAGAGTCACGGTGACCGGCGATCCTACTGCGGTATTCGTGACGACACCGCTAATGGTCTGCGCGACCAACGCTTCTGCCGCGTTGAGGAAACCATCGCCACCAAATATCGGATTCAATGTAATCACTGGCTGGGCGAAATCGAACTTGATGCCAGCACTGCCAGTGGTGCTATTGCCTACCGTATCTGTCGCAGTAGCGCTCACGGTGAAATCACCGCTGCCCAGCCCTTGCAGAATACCTAATACACTTGGGGTGACGGCCGCACTCCATTTGCCATCTACGCCGACGGTGGCCGTGGCGATTTGTGAACCAGAAATGCTGAGCGTAATGGTTCTGCCTGCCAGACCGGTGGCGGTGCCGCTGAGCGTTTGATTGACCAGCAGGTCGCCCAGATTCAGCAGGCTATCACCAAAGGCTGGGTTGAGCGTAATGCTTGGCAGATTCTTGATGATGGTTGGAACATTGACGATCTGGCTGGCGGTGTTGCCTGCGTGATCGGTCACTGCAACGCCCAGCGCCAGCGTGCCATCCTGCAAGGCTTGCAAATCAAGGGCAGGAACGGACAGACTCCAGGCTCCGCCTGCACCGACGCTAATTCCGGTGTAAATCTTGTTACCCAACGTTACGGCGACCGTTGCACCAGCAGCGATATTCACATTGCTGACAACGCCGCTGATAACCTGGCTGGTCGCGACATCCGCCGCATTCAGCGCGCCATCTGTAAACGCTACCACGGAATCAATGACTGGCAGGGATTTCAGTACGTCAATATTGACCAGTTGATTCTTCACGTTGCCGTGTGAATCGACGATGTCGACATTAACCGCCAGCAGGCCATTGGTGAGGCTGGTGAACAGATTTGGGGCAAGCGCGACGCTCCAGGCGCCGTTGGCTCCCACGGTGGCTTCCACCGTACTTCCCAACACGGTGACCTGTACTTTTGCACCCAGATAGTCCCCCGTCGCGTGACCGCTGATGACCTGCGTGACCAGTGATTCGGCCAGATTGAGGATGCCATCATTACCGAAGATATCGGTAATACCCGCGCCGAGCGTCTTGTTCAGTGCTACATCCAGCGTGACATCAAGGTGTGTGCTATTGCCGGAAATATCGGTCAGCGTCACGCCAATGACCTGCGGTCCGTCGAACAGGTTTTGCAAATTGGCGGACAACACCGGAATCGTCCAGGTTCCGTCAGAGCCGACGGTGGTTGTGCCGACTAACGGCCCTGCGGTTAGCGTAACGGTGGCACCTATCTCGCCTGTCCCTTTAATCACTCCGCCAGCCAGCGCCTCAGCCAGCGTCAGAATATTGTCATCGAACAACGTCACGCTGAGCAGTGGAATACCCGTATCAACGGTAACGACCTGCGTATCCGTGGTGGTATTTCCCGCTTTGTCCGCGAGTGTTGCCGTAATGGTGTGGCTGCCATCGCCCAACTGTGCCAGATCGGCAACGGATACGCTTACACTCCAGGTGCCGTCGGACTGAACTTGAGCGCTGTAGGTTTTGCCATTCAGCACCACGCTGACGAGCTGTCCGGCCTCCGTGGTGGATGCCGTCCCTGTAATCGTCTGTGCAGTACTGGCTTCCGTACCGTTCAGTACGTTGTTACCTGCAAAAGCCTCGATATCCAGCGTGGGCGCGATGGTATCGACCAGCACGGTTTTGGTGTCAGTTATTAGCGGTATGGGGAATACGGTGGTTGCCGAGACATTAACACTACCATCGGTCGTGAAATAGTCGCGGGCGGAAATGGTGATTTCCCAGATGCCATTGTTGTCGGTCGTGATCGCGCCAATAACGGGGGCGCCCCCGATTGATACGGCTATTGCGCTCATCGGCAGAATGCCAGTCACTCGCCCAGAGATAGTGATATTACCGTTTATCTCGGCGGCGTTGATGATGTCGTCGGTTGCTATTGCGTCGATCACCATGGTTGCAGGCGTTTGTGTCAGGTTGACGTCGAACCCCACGTTGGCTTGTGTCGGATTACCCGCTTTATCCGTCGCATCGGCGGTGATGGTGTACGCCGTATTCGCCAGAGCTTGCAGCGCAGCAGGAGGGATGCTTACGCTCCAGGTGCCGTCGGCGAGAATTTTTGCCGTGTACTCGACGCTATTCAACTTGACGGTCACGTTTTGCCCCACCTCTAACCCGGTGGAGGTGCCACTGACGGTCTGCGTGGTACGGCTTTCCGCATAGTCGAGAGTTTTATCCGCTCCGCCAACGTCGTTAATCGCCAGAGTCGGTGCGGTTTGCGCGATAGTCGCCTGAGAATTCAGCGTGGTGGTGTTACCTGCGGCATCCGTGGCTGTGATAACGATATTGTGCGTTCCGTCAGCAAGCAGGCTGAGTTGTGTTGGCGTCAGCGTAGCTGTCCAGACGCCTCCGCTAAGCTGTGTAACGAGTGATTCTCCACCAAACGTCACGGTCACGCTCACGGCATCCCCCGCGTTACCACTAAGCGTTCTGCCCAGCAGGGTGCCCGCTTCCGCGATACTCAGGTAGCCGTCGTCAAACGGCGTATTTAAGGTGATCGCTGGTGGTGTGAAGTCACTGGTAAACGGTATCGGTGTAGCGCCGATATTGCCCGCAGCGTCGGTCGCGGTGACGGTGACGGTATGTTGACCATCGCTCAGCGAGTTCAACGCATTTTGTGGGAGCGTCACCGACCAGTTACCCGCATTATCCACCGTGCCAGTGTAGCGAATCCCGTTGAGGTCGATCTCCAGTTTCACGTTTTGCCCATTACCGCTAATCTGGGTGCGACCAGAGAAGGTGAGGGGGGAGGCGGCTTCGGCGCTGCTCAGGATATTGTCGACCCCAAATGGGCTTACATCGACAAGCGGGGCAGGCAGCGTTTGCGCCGAACTGACATCGACTGAGGTACTGGTATTGCTGTTGCCCACCCAGTCGGTGACGGTGACGCTAATGCTGTAATTGCCTTCGGTGAAGAGTGCCAAATCGGCAGGACTCAGCGCTCTGGACCAGCCGCCTAACCCGTCTGCGGTGGCGGTAAAGGTGGTATCTACCTGCGTGGTTTTGTTGGTCACGGTAATGGTGACGTCCTGACCTGCGCTGCTAATACCGGTTTTACCCGTTAAGGTCTGGATGGCCTGAATTTCAGTAGTGTTAAGGATGCCGTCGCCAAATGGCAGATCCAGCGTTGCCACCGGCAGGGTGGTGGTCAGCACATTTGCCGTAGCCGCAGTCGTGCTGGTGTTGCCCGCCGTGTCGGTCACAGTGACAGTGAAATTCACCGTGCCATCCGGTAAGTCGATCAGCGTCTGGCGATCCAACGATAATGACCAACTGCCGTCGGCGTTCACCGTGGCAGGGAGGCTTGTGCCGTTAATGCTGACCGCCACGGTTTGCCCTGCATTGCTGGTGAGCCCGGTTTGCCCGGATAGCGTGGCGCCCGGCTGCGCATCGGCCAGACTCAGTTTGCCATCGCCGAACGGGGTATCCAGCGTAGCGACAGGCACGCCCACAATCACGCTGATGAACGTGTCGCTGCCTGTTCCTGTATTGCCTGCGTGATCAGTCACGGTCACGTTGATCGTGTGTGTGCCATCGCCGAATGCAGACAAGTCGGCGGCGGGCAGTATGACACTCCACTGGCCGTTTGCCGTTACCGTTGCGTTGTAGGTGGTGGTTATCGTGCCGTTGGTGATCGAGACAGACACGCTCTGACCAGGATCGAGTAGACCCGTAGTCCCTGTCAGCAGTTGATCCGTTGTGCTTTCTGTCTGGTTTAGCACCCCGTCAACAAACGGTGGGGTGATACTGATGGAGAAATTGGTGTGGATGACGACATCCAACGTTCCGCCCGCGCTGCCAGTATTGCCTGCGCTATCGGTTACCGTCGCACTGACCTGCACGTTGCCATCCGCCAGAATAGTAAGCGCATTGGCTGGAATGGTGGCACTCCACAAGCCGCCTGCAAGCGTGATACCCGTTACGGTGTAAGCCCCTATCGTGACCTGAATCGCTGTCCCGACGGGCAGATGGGTATAACTACCGCCGATCGTCGTTTCTGTCGCCAGTTCTGCGCTAGTGAGAACATTGTTGTCATAGAGTGCATTCAGCGTCAGCGTTGGAAGCGCCTGTGTTTTTAGCGTGATATCGATACTGATGGCGCTGGCATTGCCTGCACCATCGGTTACTCTGGCTGCCAGCGTTTTCACACCGTCACCCAGTGCCAGCAGGTCGTTCGCCGCAATGGCGATTTGCCAGATACCGTTGCTGTCGGCTACTGCACTATAAACGGCCGTACCGACTTTAATGGTGACTTGAAGACCGGCTTCGGCTTTGCCGCTTAGCGGTAGCCCAGCCAGCGCATCGGCTAAACCGATATCGCTGGAATCAACCAGCATATCGATGGACAGCAGCGGTGGAAGGGTATCGACCGTAAACGGATGCGTCGCTGTGGCCGGATTTTGTGCGAGGTCACTGACGGTTGCCGTCACATTCTGACTGCCTTGCGGCAGATTTTGCACATCACTGGCGGGAACCGTCGTGCTCCAGCTACCGTCAGCGCCAACGGTCGCCAGATACGTTTTGCTATTCAGCGTCACCGTGAGGTGCTGTCCTGCTGAAACATTCGTCGTTGAACCGGAGATGAGCAGATCGGATTGGCTATCCTGCGCGTTGATGACATCATCGTCAGATAGCGTCGCAATGGTGATACCAGGCAGGTTGGCGACATCGGTGATGACGGTAATCGAGTGGGTGGTTGAACCCAGGTTGCCGCTCACGTCGGTTACGCTGGCGCTCACGGTTTGCTTGCCGCCAGGTACATTGCCGACATCCGTGGCGGGAACCGTTGTGCTCCAACTGCCATCTGCTCCCACGGTGGCGAGGTAGGTTTGGTCGTTGAAGGTGATAGTGACCTGCTGGCCCTGCTCGACATTCTGGCTGCTACCGCTGATGGTTAACGGTTGGCTCGATTCGGCCAGGTTGAGGTAGTCATCGGTTGAGAGCGTGGCTATCGTCAGGGTTGGTGCTTGGGCTGGATCGGTATCCAGCGTAATCGAATGGCTGACGGTGCCGGTATTGCCTGCGGCATCGGTCAAGGTGGCGGTGATGGCCGTGATGCCGTTCGGCATGTTTTGCAGGTCGCCTGCCGGGACGGTAACACTCCAGGTGCCATCGGCCTGTGCCAGTCCCTGATAGATTTGCCCATTGATGGTGACGTTGACAATCACGGGGTGACCGCTGTCGTTGACGGGGGATGTCCCTGTGATTTGCAGCGGTAGCAGGCTTTCCGCGATGTTGATGATATCGTCGACGCCAACCGGATTGATGGTCAACACCGGCGGGGTTAAATCCACGAATGCGCTGCCCTGAACGGTGGAAGTATTGCCTGCTGCATCAGTAACAGTAACGGAAATGTTGAGTATGCCGTCTGGTTGCGTCGTCAGCATGGCGGATGGCAGTTGAAGACTCCAGTTGCCGTTACCGTCAACCGTACCAGAATAAACTGTGCTGCCAATGGTGATGCTGACAGTTTGACCCGAACCACGCAGACCGGTGGTACCAGAAAGTGTCTGTCCTGCCTGTGCGTCACTCAGATTCAGGTAGCCGTCGCTGAATGGCATATGCAGCGATGCCACCGGTGGGTTATTGATACTGACACCTAACTGCTGAGTACCCGACAGCGCATTACCTGCCTGATCGACGGCGGTGACATGCACCGTAATGACACCATCGCCCAGCGCTTTCAGGTCGATGGAGGGAATACCCGCACTCCAGGTCCCGTCTGGTTGCACCTGTGCCGTATAGGTTTTTCCGTTCAATATGACGTTGACATCGGTACCCGGTGCTACGTTGACGGCACCGCCGCTAATCGTAATGCCGTTGCCCGCTTCCTGCACATTCAGCTGGTTATCCCCGGTGATTGGCGCAATAGACAGCCCGCTCGCATTCGTATTAATCGTGACGGTACTGCTGGACGTCGCGGTATTGCCGGAGACATCATTCACGTTAACGGTAATGGTCTGGCTGCCGTTAACCAGCAACGCCATA
The window above is part of the Pectobacterium araliae genome. Proteins encoded here:
- a CDS encoding TolC family outer membrane protein — its product is MHKPLFIRDRLFLRHRTFLTHTLRDQTPRYMLALGLVCGSLATVYSLPTLAQVVAFDWSAAPTEQQVNSLDLKQAILRAFARNPQIAQASAQIRVGDADLRVAQSAWFPQIGLSGNVGRSDQSDSGGTMSNNSTAGITLKQLLYDFGKTGGSIDEQHSLSDAYRYQLYGVMTTVGQQTLLTYLKIKRYQELNQAAERNITSLSQVKDIATLRSEAGLSTQSDILQAETRIAGMRATLEQYRALERSSLAQLSVLTGVIPATLPDLPRALLQQKITLKALPYQQSNTVLSAQSKQEASRHRIRQAEAQHFPTIAVQAGRTRYETDRRNYWDDQLQLVVEAPLYQGGAVSARVDAASGTREAAQAEVEAAKLDMNQKAATAYADLIGAQRREKASQQQITSATYTRNVYQDEYKLSKRSLNDLLSVEQDVLQAETSRIGALYDGWEAAVNYAAAVDNLLDMLGIERYQASGETLPSL
- a CDS encoding Ig-like domain-containing protein — its product is MSDMNVIAGNTNILSRHDGQFIRAVPGGTQNIELLESSTVRIYGTPDMVSRYERLGDDLILHMKDGTTVRYESFFTLDAAGYHSELVFDDGTRLVHAQFSGAAAAEGAALAGEAIALTPEYAALGDITSLLIGSTATSTVSAATLGGILGAIAIGGAAIAASSSSDDNHSTTPPPPESLTITPFAEDNILNRTEIGEPHILSGKTTGVSTGQTVTITLNGVVYTTTVATDGTWQLTLPADAFTGLEDGIYTLKVSVPDANGIVHEKTLDLTIDTLPPHLTVDKFTGDNYLTVGELANGQVLNGTGEAGQNVTITLNGKTYTTTINAAGNWTLTVPAADLRALNEGEHALSFTISDNAGNITVVNHTIIVDTTPPELSLLPFTGDNKLTIDELQSSQLVSGTASLSDVGQTVTVTFNGITYTTTVGSDGSWSVLIPAGDIQPLTNGTYTLVASLTDKAGNTTTLPPQTITVDTSAEAVNISIVSTDDRLNATEAGQPLAVSGTTANVAAGQTVTVTLNGKSYTTTTDADGKWSVSIPSADLLGLTDGSNTITASVQGISGETVTVNHTLDVHINTLPTITLPTPPFTDGVLNAAEAAQDQVISGETGISGRGQTVSLTIGGNTVTGTVDTNGHWTVTIPKNILQNLPSDSVSVLEIVVRDIAGNETTVTRNISVDTTPPTLTVSAVAQDNILNGAELAVDQVISGTASLSEAGRSVTATLGGKTYTTTVGNDGNWSITLPTADLVAITDGSQNLTIALTDAAGNTTTVTRPLIIDSGATTAPTITINNVAGDNIIDGAEAKVSQQLSGTTTNVETGQVVTISLNGKTYLATVQSGGVWSVNVSTADIALLADGAHSISVNVNNKAGNAASESHTISVDKSGDSIAINIIASDNLLNQAESLQPLAISGNTANVPAGQTVTVTLNGKNYTTTVAVDGSWTLQIPSADLQLLSDGNATVTASVNVAGSAPVTDAHTLGVHIHTLPQPTIDTPFGNGSLNGTEALVSQTITGHTGISGAGQSVVVSLGGKSYTGTVDTAGNWKVTVPAADLQQLPEGDNTLRVTAQDAAGNQAGHTFVSHTDLTAPTLTIGTIAGDDTINLVESQSNQSVNGTASLSEVGRTVVIAFDGQFYTGVVGNNGNWSINLPTAALRGMADGSYTLSASLTDSVGNTTSVEKSITLSADPAFQPTIFVNAFVDENNAISAADLKVSQWLTGTSDNVETGQVATIVLNSKFYFATIQNDGKWSVEIPAEHMAELSEGTVSISAQVTDIAGNEGNHEIWSDVDISNDSISISIVALDNQLNRLEASQPLTISGSTANVTPGESVTVTLNGKTYSGTIAANGSWTVAIDSSDLLALPDGTATITASVANPGDVPVTVSRNIDIHINNLPQPTIDPPFGDGILNIIESTSGQNLTGKTGISGGGQSVIVTLNGKTYTATVDSQGNWSTTLPATDLQSLLTGVQTIRVEATDTAGNSIESTRDITVDRVSPLLTLKPLTSDGIINAAESLNDQVISGNALQADAGRTVIVTINNKNYQAQIQVDGSWSTTIPTADLQALADGNYTVTATLTSASGNSTTSTGSLTLDANPANLPLLTINAIALNNIIDGGEINVAQVISGSSLNVEAGQRVTVTLGDNTYITTVGSDGQWRVSVPSVDLLHLAQGTHIVTIGVNDVSGNPATLSQTITVNTALSGIAIDTIAGDDKLNQVEAAQALTVNGSSQNVAAGTTVTIMLNGKSYDGVIQSNGTWSISVSSADVSALADGTSTLTVTTVDNTGNVLSGSRTIDVFTHSNPTLTLNTPFSDGILNAAEASVIQTLSGTTGIASPGQTVTATLGGVTYTGIVDTAGNWTISLPVNGLQNLPNGAAALQVSVSDAAGNSSTLTSNVTVARTPPTLTTASFATDNILNSTEVLSNQPLTGTASPSSAGQTVTATLNGKTYSGIVGNDGTWSISIPSADLSNLSDGSYSIVTRLTDIAGNTTTTTQTIGVDASPLNAPVIVIGTFAGNNIIDGAEARVSQILSGTSKNVEQGQTVTISFNGKAYTAQVLSNGNWSTTISDTDMALLVNGSQTITVNVNDVSGNTATSSSTVTINTNASGLSIAPITGDNQLNVQEAGNGITISGGAVNVAPGTDVNVILNGKTYTAQVQPDGTWSAGIPSIDLKALGDGVITVHVTAVDQAGNALSGTQQLGVSINNPPVASLHMPFSDGYLNLSDAQAGQTLSGTTGLRGSGQTVSITIGSTVYSGTVDGNGNWSLQLPSAMLTTQPDGILNISVTVTDAAGNTSTVQGSAFVDLTPPVLTINPVGVDDIINIAESLLPLQITGTSPVNDSGHPVIVNVTINGQIYQGLAQADGTWSVTVPAGDLQNMPNGITAITATLTDAAGNTGTVSHSITLDTDPAQAPTLTIATLSTDDYLNLAESSQPLTISGSSQNVEQGQQVTITFNDQTYLATVGADGSWSTTVPATDVGNVPGGKQTVSASVTDVSGNLGSTTHSITVITDVANLPGITIATLSDDDVINAQDSQSDLLISGSTTNVSAGQHLTVTLNSKTYLATVGADGSWSTTVPASDVQNLPQGSQNVTATVSDLAQNPATATHPFTVDTLPPLLSIDMLVDSSDIGLADALAGLPLSGKAEAGLQVTIKVGTAVYSAVADSNGIWQIAIAANDLLALGDGVKTLAARVTDGAGNASAISIDITLKTQALPTLTLNALYDNNVLTSAELATETTIGGSYTHLPVGTAIQVTIGAYTVTGITLAGGLWSATIPANALTILADGNVQVSATVTDSAGNTGSAGGTLDVVIHTNFSISITPPFVDGVLNQTESTTDQLLTGTTGLLDPGQSVSVSITNGTITTTYNATVTANGQWSVILPAADLSAFGDGTHTINVTVTDHAGNTGTGSDTFISVIVGVPVATLDTPFGDGKLSLADAQPGATLSGQTGLTSNAGQTVAVSINGTSLPATVNADGSWSLSLDRQTLIDLPDGTVNFTVTVTDTAGNTSTTAATANVLTTTLPVATLDLPFGDGILNTTEIQAIQTLTGKTGISSAGQDVTITVTNKTTQVDTTFTATADGLGGWSRALSPADLALFTEGNYSISVTVTDWVGNSNTSTSVDVSSAQTLPAPLVDVSPFGVDNILSSAEAASPLTFSGRTQISGNGQNVKLEIDLNGIRYTGTVDNAGNWSVTLPQNALNSLSDGQHTVTVTATDAAGNIGATPIPFTSDFTPPAITLNTPFDDGYLSIAEAGTLLGRTLSGNAGDAVSVTVTFGGESLVTQLSGGVWTATLTPTQLSLLADGTHNIVITATDAAGNTTTLNSQATIAQTAPTLAINDVGGADKTLDYAESRTTQTVSGTSTGLEVGQNVTVKLNSVEYTAKILADGTWSVSIPPAALQALANTAYTITADATDKAGNPTQANVGFDVNLTQTPATMVIDAIATDDIINAAEINGNITISGRVTGILPMSAIAVSIGGAPVIGAITTDNNGIWEITISARDYFTTDGSVNVSATTVFPIPLITDTKTVLVDTIAPTLDIEAFAGNNVLNGTEASTAQTITGTASTTEAGQLVSVVLNGKTYSAQVQSDGTWSVSVSVADLAQLGDGSHTITATLADKAGNTTTDTQVVTVDTGIPLLSVTLFDDNILTLAEALAGGVIKGTGEIGATVTLTAGPLVGTTTVGSDGTWTIPVLSANLQNLFDGPQVIGVTLTDISGNSTHLDVTLDVALNKTLGAGITDIFGNDGILNLAESLVTQVISGHATGDYLGAKVQVTVLGSTVEATVGANGAWSVALAPNLFTSLTNGLLAVNVDIVDSHGNVKNQLVNIDVLKSLPVIDSVVAFTDGALNAADVATSQVISGVVSNVNIAAGATVAVTLGNKIYTGISVGAGGAWSLSVPALDLQALQDGTLALGVAVTDHAGNTASQIVNVPTIIKNLPSITLNPAFGDSLLNLGDLLVNQTLSGTATGLAGRTITLSISGSQIATATVGVDGKWSAAVTPSVLGILQGLGSGDFTVSATATDTVGNSTTGSAGIKFDFAQPVITLNPIFGGDGFLNAAEALVAQTISGVVTNTAVGSPVTVTLGSKTFQSTVGANGAFSLTLQPSDLSALVDGSATLGVSITNASGNTSTVSNAINIIAKTLPTIGLGSLFGGDGFLNAAEAALTQTISGTTTNAAAGSAIVIRIGTLTLNATVGNDGSWSASVTPLQLSGLANGNLTVSATVTDPAGNSNSISAGLNVSILPPTITLNPLFNGGVLDLSSLLSAQTISGTTTNVAAGTAINITLGSKTYTATVGANGSWSLPVPNLDLKALVDGVTHVGVRLVDAAGNVGEASSALNVIINALPTIAINPLFGGDGLLNAVEAAAGQVISGTSTNAIGSTIQVSLGTKTYSAVVQNNGTWSVNLPSLDLNNLTDGTLSLSASLTNSAGKTTSAGASIGVGVHALPTVSLGSLFGGDGYLNLAEAGINQLISGTTTNAAGGNVTLTVGGLTLSATIASNGTWSISVPSANLLNIADGNLSVGITVTDRYGNTNNASSNVIVKTHQLPQLGIDAVGSLIGNTIGLLSNGVTISGTSRYVQQGAKVTVTLLGQTLQGTVGADGKWNAHFSSSLLGINALNVGTILTALLGTAVEASVTDQAGNFTGVSAGLTSGVVIGLPFMSAMALDVDDSSIAQLASLSREPLDTGESANVQPLTVSSTFAPAALSETRTIDNHASTEVENSVYAIGGVVINLADGSVQTGTAITGSEGDDLITLSSLDFTHIDGGDGIDTLHLDGTSLNLDLTALGLKIDNVEIFDLGPNGTNSITFDLDRALNVTDRPEDDLLIVGGEGSKVNLIPGDGAWSTVGQRDIDGQHFDVYHHSSLDSANSLGDVLVQQGLLVNMV